Within the Telopea speciosissima isolate NSW1024214 ecotype Mountain lineage chromosome 4, Tspe_v1, whole genome shotgun sequence genome, the region CGAGCAAATCGATGTGAGTTTTGAAACGAATCCCATAAATGTTCTAGAACCAAACACCAGAATAAGGAAGATAGAAGAACCCAGTATGTATTTTGAGAGGGATGCTATGAACGGATTGAAGGTGAAGATCAAAGTGAAAGAGGAAGAACTCGATAAGGGTTCTGAGAAGAACCTTATAAATGTTTTGGAGAAGGTAcaagtaaaggaaaaactaGCAAGTTCAGACCAAGGTCTGGCGATTAAACGACAGACGGCTTATACCCGTCTTCGTTATCAACCTAATCAAAGAGTTCCTTCTTTTGTGGAGCAAGAAAGCACTCTTTTGAGCCCAGATGTAGAGGATGGGGAGTTCCTAGAAGAACCAGACTGGTTTCTAGTGGGGAGGACTTCTGTCACGGGGGTTTCTACATGCAAAAGGAAGAGGTTAGAGTTCAATGAGATCGTTCATTTCACCCTCCCTAAGAGATTTTCAGATATTGTTCGCTTCTCAACCAAACGATCAGGGGAGGTTTGTCACTGATCCTGTTTTCTTgagtttccttttattttacttGTTTTTGTACCTGAAAGTACAAGAATGAGTTCCTTCGTAGCGGAGATGAGGGGAATTTAGAGAGGgagacaaggagagagagagagagagagagagtctcgGAAGAGAGAGAGCAGAACAGAGTGTATTTTCCCTTCCTAAGGTAacagagggaggggggagacgGGAAGGTGGGACGTGGAGGGGTTGGGTTGCAAAAGGGGGTAGCGGCGGGTGGGGTTAGGTTGCAGCAGGTGGTGGGGCCAGTGGGGTTGcacaggaggaggaagaagaagaagaataagaagaagaagaagaagaagggacggtgatggggtgggtcccattaaatttattttcagtgtaaaattggaaaaaaaaatttagcatTTCAAACAAATGGGGGTAAATATGAAAAAACATTCTCATTAAGGTATTAGGGATGCCTATGGgtaaaatggtaagctcacaccctgtaaggggtatattagtcatttaaGGGTAAACTAAATCAACACCGTAACACCTAAGTAACGGAGTGAGAACTTAGGGGTGCGGTTGTATAATTCAGAAACACAGGGGGTTTTCTGCATTTAACATAAACCTCAGGAGATGgtagtgtaattttcccttaatattCTTAATATTATTAAGGACAATAGAGTGATCAAAGGTGCATGGCTAAAGATGaatctgttttatttttatttttttggtagaacgaAGTTTACTAATTTGGAAATACATGTGTACAACCTATGGCATCAACTTTGCAAAGCCGAGAGAGCCAAAGAATGGAATGTGGCCAATCTGTCTTACACATGATAGACATGACCTTCCTTGCTAAGGCATCCGCTACACCATTGATAACCCTTGTAATAAAAGttgatatatataaaaatatattaatacaGGTGACAGCATAACAGAAAGGTCTTCTAATGACATACGACCAAGTGGGTCTCATATCGTCCCATATCATTAATGTATCAAAGTTATTAATTACATCTTCTGATCTCTTCCAGGATGACTCAATACATTGACGACTCAAGACAACCGATCTAACTTAGTCGACTGTAATAGCTCACCATCCACTCAGTCAGATCATAATACGAATTGACCCTAACTATAAAAGGAACAATATCTGACAGAAGTAGATATTCATATTTATTACTCTTACCATATTTCACTCATATGTATACTAATTGTCCGGTTCTAACTTTACCATCGGAGTTATCCCGAATTAACTTCGGATTTATCCGATCATTCCCTATTTCTTCTAGGGACATCCACCTCAGCAATCCATCCCAGCAAGTTCAGAATTAAGCGGCAacacgaatttttatcctatgcagttactgcacggtgcagtactaTATCGTGCAGCGGCTGTAAAGaccatgtgcatcatgtggggcCTGTTGTGCCACATGGTctctgctgcgccgcacgatgcagtactgcgccgcacgatgcagtactgcaccgtgcagttaCAGGAGAAGATAACGATTCGGCAACACAAGTAAAAGAAACAGAATTAAACAAATGAAGTAGAGAAGGTTAACAACAATAAAACAGAAGATTTAAGAAAGCAACACTCTCCAAGTAACTAGTCCAAGTGCACACATGAAGTTTTCTAATTAGAAGCACATTAATTAATATAGAAGCCACACCATCTTATTTATGTACAACAATGGTGATAATTAAACAAGCACAAACAAACTGTTAACAGAACATATATCCTTCACTCAGTTTCCATCCTCACTACCATGTCCATACCCTGAACCAGAACCCACTCCAACTCCTTGATCACTGCCAGAGGCCGAGATAGACCTTGAACCAGAATAGGAACCAAGCCCAAGGCCAGAAGCAGAACCAGATCCAGACCCAGAAACCGAAACTCCACCCAACCCAGAACCAGTCCCAGTACCAACTCCCAGCCCTATGCCAGTTCCAAGTCCCAGGCCTCCACCTAAGTCGTTCAAACCCAAGTCCTTCCTTGCAAATCGGCTTTCAGCTACAAATGCAAAGGCAGAAACAAGCAAAGCAAGAAGagtcaggtacttgaggatagcCATTATCTTAAGAACTCAAAGCACGAAGAGCAGATATACTAGTAATGGTTGATATGAGGAGAGAAGTAGAAGTCATCTATCTATATATAAATTAGTTGTATCAGTGTGTGATGAGGAGAGGAGTTGAGAGGTGATGATTTCAACACATGGGCTTGCTATGCTAGTGCGCCACCGGCCACCCTTAGTGGGTTGGTGTACGTGGGGgcatttgaaatttgataaatgCCAATATTGATTGTTAAACAGTGGAAAGCAATAAGATTGGGAATTGgga harbors:
- the LOC122659141 gene encoding putative per-hexamer repeat protein 5 — its product is MAILKYLTLLALLVSAFAFVAESRFARKDLGLNDLGGGLGLGTGIGLGVGTGTGSGLGGVSVSGSGSGSASGLGLGSYSGSRSISASGSDQGVGVGSGSGYGHGSEDGN